From Serinicoccus profundi, the proteins below share one genomic window:
- a CDS encoding IS1634 family transposase has product MGSFVRKVETASGATAVQIMHKRGRRVLAIDHIGSARTDAELALLEAIAHERLHAGQQQLPLDSAGTSAPAAAAGVGATVAGTASLVLWEALERVYTDLGFDALGDEAFKQLVLARIIEPTSKADTVRVLEELGVPTRTRETFMRCLSRVVQRGYREQIAAACYAHAAPTGRLSAVLYDLTTLHFETPKEDGLRKVGMSKERRVDPQVTVGLLCDPGGFPLAVHLFEGNKAETKTLIPVLQEFQDAHAVRDMIVVADAGMLSAANLLALEDASFSFIVGSRAAKTPYDLADHFRTKGNAFADGQTVETSREMGTGKDRRTRRVVYQYRFKRGKNDDRAINAMVKKAEDVAAGKRPLKRDRFVRIDGASKGVDWDLVERARSMTGLKGYVTNIGLEQMDGPAVVAAYQDLYQVERSFRMVKSDLRARPIFHQLRDSIEAHLTIVFAALAISREAQQRTGSSIKKILNTLRPLRTATIAIGGHQITATPQIPDEARELLNYLNPGV; this is encoded by the coding sequence GTGGGCTCGTTCGTGCGCAAGGTGGAGACCGCCTCGGGCGCGACAGCGGTGCAGATCATGCACAAGCGGGGTCGACGGGTCCTGGCGATCGATCACATCGGCTCGGCACGGACAGATGCGGAGCTCGCGCTGCTGGAAGCGATCGCACACGAGCGGTTGCACGCCGGCCAGCAGCAGCTGCCCCTGGACTCGGCTGGGACCAGCGCTCCGGCTGCGGCCGCGGGGGTGGGCGCCACGGTCGCCGGTACGGCGTCGCTGGTGCTGTGGGAGGCCCTCGAGCGGGTGTACACCGACCTGGGCTTCGACGCCCTGGGCGATGAGGCGTTCAAGCAGTTGGTGCTCGCCCGGATTATCGAGCCGACGTCCAAGGCCGACACGGTGCGGGTGCTGGAAGAGCTCGGTGTCCCCACCCGTACGAGGGAGACGTTCATGCGGTGCCTGTCCCGGGTCGTGCAGCGCGGTTACCGGGAGCAGATCGCTGCCGCGTGCTACGCCCACGCTGCCCCGACCGGGCGCCTGTCTGCGGTGCTGTACGACCTGACGACGCTGCACTTCGAGACGCCGAAGGAGGACGGGCTGCGCAAGGTCGGGATGAGCAAGGAACGACGGGTCGACCCGCAAGTGACCGTCGGGCTGCTGTGCGACCCCGGAGGGTTCCCGCTGGCCGTGCACCTGTTCGAGGGCAACAAGGCCGAGACCAAAACGCTCATCCCGGTGCTGCAGGAGTTCCAGGACGCCCACGCCGTGAGGGACATGATCGTCGTGGCCGACGCCGGGATGTTGTCCGCGGCCAACCTGCTGGCCCTCGAGGACGCCAGCTTCTCCTTCATCGTCGGCTCCCGCGCGGCCAAGACCCCGTACGACCTGGCCGACCACTTCAGGACCAAGGGCAACGCCTTCGCCGACGGCCAGACCGTCGAGACGAGTCGGGAGATGGGCACCGGCAAGGACCGGCGCACCCGACGGGTGGTGTACCAGTACCGCTTCAAGCGCGGCAAGAACGATGACCGGGCGATCAACGCGATGGTCAAGAAGGCCGAAGACGTCGCCGCCGGCAAGCGACCGCTCAAGCGCGACCGGTTCGTGCGGATCGACGGCGCGAGCAAGGGCGTGGACTGGGACCTGGTCGAGCGGGCCCGGTCGATGACCGGGCTGAAGGGCTACGTGACCAACATCGGCCTCGAGCAGATGGACGGGCCCGCGGTCGTCGCCGCCTACCAGGACCTGTACCAGGTCGAGCGCTCCTTCAGGATGGTCAAGTCCGACCTGCGCGCCCGCCCGATCTTCCACCAGCTGCGCGACTCGATCGAGGCGCACCTGACCATCGTCTTCGCCGCCCTGGCAATCTCCCGCGAGGCCCAGCAGCGCACCGGCTCCTCGATCAAGAAGATCCTCAACACGCTCCGGCCGCTGCGCACCGCCACGATCGCCATCGGTGGCCACCAGATCACCGCCACCCCGCAGATCCCCGACGAGGCCCGCGAACTCCTGAACTACCTCAACCCCGGGGTGTAA
- a CDS encoding TOPRIM nucleotidyl transferase/hydrolase domain-containing protein, whose product MNPGTADWREAFRSQEALAEDASKTEKAARGRRLEEIFHDMLDEAGLQPRLSYKPSGEELGGSFVMHGRTMLLELKWQKAPQPASTLYQFTGKVGGKLTGTVGLFVSMSGYSADAVNALVVGKEINIVLMDGEDVRAIVDGRIGIELAIETKLRAAAESGTPFVPLTEFTQTQRKLEKTRVVLVEGRLDERIVRLLIDRFGTEPDRVAVIPAGGRANFGKLAQSLYPALTQPCSFVVVTDGDGMPAQVRKDLSDEFARSLPGATVRIVVLDPTIEVVMGLFEPDEFARGRRKVMLLNDDLLFRQLEPGFLAPSPPHKMQLDEFASSLNLRIPSVDGDGDT is encoded by the coding sequence ATGAATCCAGGTACGGCTGACTGGCGAGAGGCCTTCCGCTCCCAGGAGGCGCTGGCTGAGGATGCTTCGAAGACCGAAAAGGCGGCCCGCGGGCGTAGGCTCGAAGAGATCTTTCACGACATGCTCGACGAGGCGGGTCTCCAGCCACGACTCTCCTATAAACCTAGCGGTGAAGAGCTTGGCGGATCATTCGTCATGCATGGCAGGACGATGCTGCTAGAACTAAAATGGCAAAAGGCCCCCCAGCCCGCATCCACGCTGTACCAATTCACGGGTAAAGTTGGCGGCAAACTTACGGGAACCGTCGGTCTTTTCGTGAGCATGAGCGGGTACTCTGCAGATGCCGTGAACGCCCTTGTCGTCGGCAAAGAAATCAACATAGTGCTGATGGACGGTGAAGACGTCCGAGCCATTGTGGATGGTCGAATTGGCATCGAGTTAGCCATAGAGACGAAACTCCGTGCGGCAGCCGAGTCTGGCACTCCTTTCGTACCACTCACCGAGTTCACCCAAACACAACGTAAGCTCGAAAAAACTAGGGTAGTTCTAGTTGAGGGCCGGCTCGACGAGCGAATCGTGCGGCTTCTCATCGATCGATTTGGGACTGAACCCGACCGCGTTGCCGTCATACCCGCAGGGGGGAGAGCGAACTTCGGCAAGCTTGCCCAATCCCTGTACCCCGCACTTACTCAACCGTGTAGTTTCGTGGTAGTCACTGACGGCGACGGCATGCCGGCTCAGGTGCGAAAAGACCTAAGCGATGAGTTTGCACGCAGCCTGCCCGGGGCGACGGTCCGAATTGTAGTGTTAGACCCGACCATTGAAGTCGTTATGGGTCTATTTGAACCCGACGAATTCGCCCGAGGTCGCCGAAAGGTAATGCTGCTCAATGACGATCTGTTGTTTCGTCAACTTGAGCCGGGTTTTCTCGCGCCATCGCCACCTCACAAAATGCAACTAGACGAGTTTGCAAGTTCGCTCAACCTCCGGATTCCGAGTGTGGATGGCGATGGTGACACATAA
- a CDS encoding IS110 family transposase, with protein MGQVIIGVDPHKLSATIEVVDQDEKLLGAGRFSTDRAGCAAMRTYTRSWPERLWAVEGANGAGRPLAQRLLEAGEHVVDVPAKLAARVRLFDTGHNRKTDALDAHSIAIVAVRTQGLRVLKVDGELEALRMLADRREALTRRRVAVVNRLQALLAELLPGQAKKDITTGQAKQLLASVRPRDVAGRTRRRIAAEELAELVVVDAKIRKATAELKTLVLARDSHLMELRGVGPVVAARILADVGDIARFADRNRFASWTGTAPLDASSGQQDRHRLSRAGNRRMNHMIHIAAVTQLRLDTDGRAYYRRKRSEGKKPMEALRCLKRRISDAIYRQLVTDAQRVLDEHLEAGPGGHCGASLLSSATGSHPHTGTSDQPLPGPAPTTLPLTRLTEKPHPGPAPQHPRRRAGTVKVQRPTGRTTLTATSVDADSREPIPTP; from the coding sequence ATGGGACAGGTCATCATCGGGGTCGATCCCCACAAACTGTCGGCCACCATCGAGGTCGTCGACCAGGACGAGAAGCTGCTCGGCGCAGGGCGGTTCAGCACCGACCGCGCCGGCTGCGCGGCGATGCGCACGTACACGAGGTCGTGGCCCGAGCGCCTCTGGGCGGTGGAGGGCGCCAACGGTGCTGGCCGTCCCCTGGCGCAGCGGTTGCTTGAGGCCGGTGAGCACGTCGTGGACGTGCCGGCCAAGCTCGCTGCCCGGGTCCGCCTCTTCGACACCGGGCACAACCGCAAGACCGATGCCCTGGACGCGCACTCGATCGCGATCGTCGCGGTCCGCACGCAAGGGCTGCGGGTCCTGAAGGTCGACGGTGAGCTCGAGGCGTTGCGGATGCTGGCCGACCGGCGCGAGGCGCTGACCCGGCGACGGGTCGCCGTGGTGAACCGGCTGCAGGCGCTGCTGGCCGAGCTGCTTCCCGGACAGGCCAAGAAGGACATCACCACAGGCCAGGCCAAGCAGCTGCTGGCCAGCGTGCGTCCACGTGACGTCGCTGGCAGGACCCGTCGGCGGATCGCGGCCGAGGAGCTGGCCGAGCTGGTCGTCGTGGACGCCAAGATCCGCAAGGCCACCGCCGAGCTCAAGACCCTGGTCCTGGCCAGGGACTCCCACCTGATGGAGCTGCGCGGTGTCGGGCCCGTGGTCGCCGCGCGCATCCTGGCCGACGTCGGCGACATCGCCCGGTTCGCCGACCGGAACCGGTTTGCGTCCTGGACCGGCACCGCACCCCTGGACGCCTCCTCCGGGCAGCAGGACCGGCACCGGCTCTCCCGGGCCGGGAACCGGCGGATGAACCACATGATCCACATCGCCGCGGTCACCCAGCTGCGCCTGGACACCGACGGCCGGGCCTACTACCGGCGCAAGAGATCCGAGGGCAAGAAGCCGATGGAAGCACTGCGCTGCCTCAAGCGCCGGATCTCTGATGCCATCTATCGCCAGCTGGTCACCGACGCCCAACGCGTGCTCGACGAACACCTCGAGGCGGGTCCGGGAGGGCACTGCGGGGCGTCTCTGCTATCCAGCGCGACCGGCTCGCACCCGCACACCGGCACTTCGGATCAGCCACTTCCCGGACCCGCACCCACGACGCTACCGCTGACCAGGCTCACCGAAAAGCCCCACCCAGGACCGGCTCCCCAGCACCCGCGCCGACGTGCCGGAACCGTCAAGGTGCAGCGCCCCACCGGACGAACGACCTTGACGGCGACAAGCGTCGACGCAGACTCGAGAGAGCCGATCCCGACCCCTTGA
- a CDS encoding DUF3427 domain-containing protein has translation MQEGIYERLVTRLLAEQLDQASAAVRLHPIEEAEQPDVLARHLADVIRDALRGVREDARVDLVNRVVNQLASEQAVELPVRHLVSVRPSGEIHERPRPATPLSNAALLTNVKGEPSLGAEIRAELGSADQVDLLCAFVKWHGLRVIEDDLRDLRDRGAQLRVITTTYMGATERRAVDRLVEDFGADVRIHFDEAKTRLHAKAWMFHRKTGYDTAYVGSSNLSRSALLDGLEWNVRLSRVATPHLIEKFSGTFETYWNDPSFVPYDPTNVADRDRLDDALAAAGGKVRPDTEWTLSGLDVRPYAYQQHILDALEAERELHGRHRNLVVAATGTGKTIIAALDYRRLSDPVTKRYPTLLFVAHRREILEQSRRAYQEVLADASFGELYVDGARPERWQHVFASIQSLNSYGVAHLDPSHFDVVVIDEFHHAAAKSYQDILRHIQPRELLALTATPERTDGFDVRAYFDGRTAVELRLWEALQAGILCPFHYFMASDGTDLSDVSWARGRYDEEQLSQLYTGNEARARIILRELSDKVLDVHGMRALGFCVGVQHAAYMAKVFTEAGIPAQSVSGATSRGERDTALSDLRTGRLNILFAADLFNEGLDLPDVDTLLFLRPTESDTVFLQQLGRGLRQRPDKPVLTVLDFVGNQRKEFRLDAKLAALTGRPRRRLARDLEDGFPYLPSGCQIVLDRRAQETVLTSLKAQLSARWAHLVNQLRASGPGTPLRTFIDESGYSLSDILRRGQKSWTELRRAAGHLEGAPSETEVSLAKRVRALAHVDDPVRRQGYEALLVDPDRTVLTPMEERLAQMLFFTLWPDGGGHHSVRAGLRELARTPDLAEEMRDVIEVAFDEAERPVMPTPGSLGELPLQVHARYQREEVLAALGYASLNRKPNSFREGVLYVPELNVDAFFITLRKTEERFSPTTMYRDYPISQELFHWESQSTTTERSKTGQRYIDGTSTVLLFVREEQRDDFGTSPYLYLGPATYVSHRGEKPIAVTWKLARPMPADLFAAATVAAG, from the coding sequence ATGCAGGAGGGAATCTACGAGCGTCTCGTGACCCGCCTCCTCGCAGAGCAACTCGACCAGGCTTCGGCTGCGGTCCGCCTGCACCCCATCGAGGAGGCAGAGCAGCCTGACGTTCTCGCCCGCCACCTTGCTGATGTCATTCGTGATGCTCTTCGTGGCGTTCGCGAGGACGCACGTGTTGATCTGGTCAACCGAGTAGTGAACCAACTGGCGAGCGAGCAGGCCGTCGAACTGCCTGTTCGCCACCTCGTGAGTGTGCGGCCGTCCGGTGAGATTCACGAACGTCCTCGCCCAGCGACACCCTTGAGCAATGCGGCCCTGCTCACCAACGTCAAGGGCGAGCCAAGCCTCGGCGCCGAGATCAGGGCAGAGCTGGGGTCCGCCGACCAGGTCGACCTGCTCTGTGCCTTCGTCAAGTGGCATGGCCTGCGGGTGATCGAGGACGACCTGCGGGACCTTCGAGACCGTGGCGCCCAGTTGCGCGTCATCACGACCACATACATGGGAGCCACCGAGCGCCGCGCCGTTGATCGGCTCGTCGAGGACTTTGGGGCAGACGTCAGGATCCACTTCGACGAGGCCAAGACGAGGCTGCACGCGAAGGCCTGGATGTTTCACCGCAAGACCGGCTACGACACGGCATACGTGGGCTCCTCCAACCTCTCGCGCAGTGCCCTCCTCGACGGACTGGAGTGGAACGTGCGGCTCTCGCGTGTGGCGACGCCTCACCTCATCGAGAAGTTCTCGGGCACGTTCGAGACCTACTGGAACGACCCCAGTTTCGTCCCGTATGACCCGACCAATGTTGCTGACCGCGACCGACTCGACGATGCGCTCGCTGCCGCTGGTGGCAAGGTGCGCCCTGACACTGAGTGGACCCTGTCTGGTCTCGATGTCCGGCCCTACGCCTACCAGCAGCACATTCTCGACGCCCTGGAGGCAGAGCGGGAGCTCCACGGACGGCACCGAAACCTCGTCGTCGCGGCGACGGGCACAGGTAAGACGATCATTGCTGCGTTGGACTACCGCCGGCTCTCCGACCCGGTGACCAAGCGCTACCCCACGTTGCTGTTCGTCGCGCATCGCAGGGAGATCTTGGAGCAGTCCCGACGCGCTTACCAGGAGGTATTGGCGGACGCGTCCTTCGGGGAACTCTACGTTGACGGCGCACGCCCCGAGCGCTGGCAGCACGTCTTCGCCAGCATTCAGTCGCTGAACTCCTACGGAGTCGCCCATCTCGACCCCAGTCACTTCGATGTCGTCGTCATCGATGAGTTCCATCACGCCGCAGCCAAGAGCTACCAAGACATCCTGAGGCACATCCAGCCACGGGAACTCTTGGCGCTCACCGCGACACCCGAGCGCACCGACGGCTTCGACGTGCGTGCCTACTTCGACGGGCGCACCGCCGTAGAGTTGCGCCTGTGGGAGGCTCTGCAGGCCGGCATTCTCTGCCCCTTCCACTACTTCATGGCATCCGATGGCACGGACCTCAGTGACGTCAGTTGGGCTCGCGGTCGCTACGACGAGGAGCAGCTGAGTCAGCTCTACACCGGTAACGAGGCGCGGGCCCGCATCATCCTGCGCGAGCTCAGCGACAAAGTTCTCGATGTGCACGGTATGCGGGCGCTCGGCTTTTGCGTCGGGGTGCAGCACGCCGCATACATGGCCAAGGTCTTCACCGAGGCAGGTATCCCGGCACAGTCCGTGAGTGGAGCCACGTCGCGAGGCGAACGGGATACGGCACTCAGCGATCTTCGGACCGGTCGTCTCAACATTCTCTTCGCTGCAGACCTCTTCAATGAGGGCCTTGACCTCCCCGACGTGGACACCCTCCTCTTCCTGCGCCCGACCGAGAGCGACACGGTCTTTCTCCAGCAGCTGGGGCGTGGCCTCCGGCAGCGACCGGACAAGCCTGTGCTCACGGTCCTGGACTTTGTCGGCAACCAGCGCAAAGAGTTCCGTTTAGACGCCAAGCTGGCCGCGCTCACTGGTCGCCCACGTCGGCGCCTGGCCCGTGATCTCGAAGACGGTTTCCCCTACCTCCCGAGTGGGTGCCAGATCGTCTTGGACCGGCGTGCCCAGGAGACCGTTCTGACCAGCCTGAAGGCTCAACTCAGTGCCCGGTGGGCCCACCTGGTCAACCAGCTTCGCGCCAGTGGCCCGGGCACCCCGCTGCGCACCTTCATCGACGAGTCTGGTTACTCACTGTCCGACATCCTGCGCCGGGGGCAGAAGTCGTGGACCGAGCTGCGCCGCGCCGCTGGGCACCTCGAGGGCGCGCCCAGTGAAACAGAGGTTTCGCTGGCGAAGCGAGTGCGAGCCCTGGCGCACGTGGACGACCCCGTGCGGCGGCAAGGGTATGAAGCCCTGCTCGTTGACCCTGATCGGACAGTTCTGACGCCGATGGAGGAGCGCCTCGCGCAGATGCTCTTCTTCACGTTGTGGCCGGACGGGGGAGGGCATCATTCCGTGCGCGCGGGACTCAGGGAGCTAGCGCGGACTCCCGATCTGGCCGAGGAGATGCGTGACGTCATCGAAGTGGCCTTCGACGAGGCGGAGCGACCCGTGATGCCCACCCCAGGCTCGTTGGGGGAGCTGCCGCTCCAGGTCCACGCTCGCTACCAGCGGGAGGAAGTGCTCGCGGCGCTGGGCTACGCCTCGCTGAACCGCAAGCCCAACTCGTTCCGCGAAGGTGTCCTCTACGTCCCCGAGCTCAACGTCGACGCGTTCTTCATCACCCTGCGCAAAACGGAGGAGCGGTTCTCACCGACCACGATGTATCGCGACTACCCCATCAGCCAGGAACTCTTCCACTGGGAGAGCCAGTCGACGACGACCGAACGGTCCAAGACCGGCCAGCGCTACATCGACGGCACGAGCACAGTCCTGCTCTTCGTCCGAGAGGAGCAGAGAGACGACTTCGGGACGAGTCCGTACCTCTACCTCGGCCCCGCGACCTACGTCTCTCATCGAGGTGAGAAACCCATTGCGGTGACGTGGAAGCTGGCCCGGCCGATGCCGGCTGACCTCTTCGCAGCCGCGACCGTCGCTGCGGGGTAG
- a CDS encoding GlxA family transcriptional regulator, protein MRIGLIAIDGCFGSAVASVIDIVRVADGARGDVDPRIDPIELAILGPRRRVTTTASMTLSVDHPLSESAEFDVVVVPALGTLTAAATNDALQSRDARSVIASLGRLDDATTRIAAACTGVFAVAETGRMHHRRATTSWFLGPEFLKRYPTVALDLDTMVVVDGNLVTAGAAFAHIDLALSLVRSISPDLAQHVAKLLIIDERPSQAAFVAYEHLRHEDPIVVEFERFVRARLDEPFNVAFVAQSLGTSRRTLERRVRAALNLTPLGFVQRLRIERARHLSATTDLTSAEIALRVGYANAETLRSLLRRERRRS, encoded by the coding sequence ATGCGTATCGGACTGATCGCGATCGACGGCTGCTTCGGTTCGGCTGTCGCGTCGGTCATCGACATCGTGCGGGTGGCCGACGGAGCCCGCGGCGATGTCGACCCGCGGATCGACCCGATCGAACTCGCCATCCTCGGACCGAGACGGAGAGTGACCACGACGGCATCGATGACCCTGTCGGTTGACCACCCGCTGTCGGAGTCCGCAGAGTTCGACGTGGTCGTCGTCCCTGCGCTTGGAACCCTCACGGCCGCCGCTACCAACGACGCCCTCCAGAGCCGAGATGCTCGTTCGGTCATCGCCTCGCTCGGGCGCCTCGACGACGCGACCACCCGGATCGCCGCGGCGTGCACCGGCGTGTTCGCCGTCGCCGAGACCGGACGGATGCATCATCGGCGGGCGACGACCAGCTGGTTCCTGGGGCCGGAGTTCCTGAAGCGCTATCCGACCGTCGCCCTCGATCTCGACACCATGGTCGTGGTCGACGGGAACCTCGTCACCGCCGGCGCCGCGTTCGCCCACATCGACCTCGCGCTCTCACTCGTGCGATCGATCAGCCCCGACCTGGCCCAACATGTCGCCAAGCTCCTCATCATCGACGAGCGTCCGTCGCAGGCGGCCTTCGTCGCCTACGAACATCTCCGGCACGAGGACCCGATCGTCGTCGAGTTCGAACGCTTCGTGCGCGCCCGCCTGGACGAACCGTTCAACGTCGCCTTCGTCGCGCAGTCGCTCGGCACCAGCCGGCGCACCCTCGAACGACGAGTCCGTGCGGCGCTCAACCTCACTCCGCTCGGCTTCGTCCAACGGCTTCGCATCGAACGAGCTCGGCACCTCTCAGCAACCACGGACCTCACCTCCGCCGAGATCGCGCTACGGGTCGGCTACGCGAACGCCGAGACTCTGCGCTCCCTCCTGCGCAGGGAGCGACGCCGTTCCTGA
- a CDS encoding putative quinol monooxygenase yields MSTPASLPYAFVAKIVAADGQHDALADLLAGAVALANEEVGTIVWFAVRTHADTFWIFDAFPDEAARDAHANGAIVAALMANQHLLGAAPEILAADVLASKLP; encoded by the coding sequence ATGTCCACACCCGCATCACTTCCGTATGCCTTCGTCGCCAAGATCGTCGCGGCCGATGGACAGCACGACGCGCTCGCCGATCTGCTCGCCGGCGCTGTCGCGCTCGCCAACGAAGAAGTAGGAACGATTGTCTGGTTCGCGGTCAGGACCCACGCCGACACCTTCTGGATCTTCGATGCATTCCCCGACGAGGCCGCTCGCGACGCCCACGCCAACGGCGCCATCGTCGCAGCCCTGATGGCCAACCAGCACCTCCTCGGCGCAGCACCCGAGATCCTGGCGGCCGACGTCCTCGCGTCCAAGCTCCCGTAG